In a genomic window of Occallatibacter riparius:
- a CDS encoding amidohydrolase family protein, with product MSLFRLLRRWRLSFTCATLFLIGGSASQLGSQTPPEQLAKPPADAREFTVLSTSGTNGKSYNWVAADGSLMSRSSVRLRGMAWEVDEKVQLGADHMPSSLEIRGSTPTGNAAETFAVSGKQAKWQTPVDKGTTDYPGSAFYVAVGGTFSDSSFFEALLASPDHSLALLPGGKARAERLTELTVGEGAKRKKIVAWAISGLGPSPSPMWATEDGKFFGAAGVLAVLPAGYESALVPMTNAQDEALSAQSPALAKRLAKTPAGPVAFTHVRAFVDGERFAENQTIVVDHGQIVSVGPSSTAQVPASAQVIDGTGKTLVPGLWDSHQHVSDDFAGPFLLSLGITSARDPGNNNDLTIARAKRRASGDLLMPHVYPSLLIDGKGPNSAQLGTIATSPEEAIAAVQKAKAEGFTGIKFYGTFNPAWVAPAAAEAHKLGLHVHGHVPAGMRPSEAIAAGYDELTHIYFVSMEAMPKDIVDTSNGINRFNGTGRYAKDLKLDAAPIKPLLDTMAAKHIYADPTLVVVESLFVPENGDLSPAYAPFVGTLPPATERGFRTGGFAVPRDLTREDFRKSFKKLSDLVALMHKDGIPIVAGTDGSGAELVRELELYVAAGFTPEEALEAATIMPARLVQADKTTGSIAVGKNADVVLVEGDPSHRIGDLRNTRVVMMDGKLMDADELRSASGFSGRPKSGE from the coding sequence ATGAGTCTGTTTCGGTTGCTGCGCCGTTGGCGGTTGTCTTTCACGTGTGCCACGTTGTTCTTGATCGGCGGATCGGCTTCGCAACTGGGCTCGCAGACGCCTCCGGAGCAATTGGCCAAGCCGCCTGCCGATGCGCGGGAGTTCACGGTGCTATCGACGTCCGGCACAAACGGGAAGTCGTACAACTGGGTTGCGGCGGACGGCAGCCTGATGTCACGCTCGAGCGTGCGTCTGCGCGGCATGGCGTGGGAAGTGGATGAAAAGGTCCAGCTTGGGGCCGACCACATGCCTTCGTCGCTGGAGATACGCGGCTCCACGCCCACCGGCAACGCGGCCGAGACCTTTGCAGTTTCGGGCAAACAGGCCAAGTGGCAGACCCCCGTGGACAAGGGCACGACCGACTATCCCGGCTCCGCCTTCTACGTTGCCGTGGGAGGCACGTTCTCCGATTCATCGTTTTTCGAGGCCCTGCTCGCCAGTCCGGATCACTCGCTGGCGCTGCTGCCTGGTGGCAAGGCCCGGGCCGAGCGGCTCACCGAGCTGACCGTGGGCGAAGGCGCCAAGCGGAAGAAGATTGTGGCATGGGCCATCAGCGGCCTGGGGCCGTCGCCAAGCCCCATGTGGGCTACGGAAGATGGCAAGTTCTTTGGTGCAGCGGGCGTACTCGCGGTGCTGCCGGCGGGCTATGAATCGGCGCTGGTACCGATGACGAACGCGCAGGACGAAGCGCTGTCGGCGCAGAGCCCTGCGCTCGCCAAACGCCTTGCCAAAACTCCTGCGGGCCCCGTGGCATTCACGCACGTACGCGCTTTTGTGGATGGGGAGCGATTTGCCGAAAACCAGACGATCGTAGTCGATCACGGCCAGATCGTGAGCGTCGGCCCTTCGAGCACAGCCCAGGTGCCCGCGAGTGCGCAGGTGATCGATGGGACCGGCAAGACGCTGGTGCCCGGCTTGTGGGACTCGCACCAGCACGTGAGCGATGACTTTGCCGGCCCGTTTCTTCTGTCGCTGGGCATCACGTCCGCGCGCGACCCCGGCAACAACAATGATCTGACGATTGCGCGCGCCAAGCGCCGGGCGAGCGGCGACCTGCTGATGCCGCACGTGTATCCTTCGCTGCTCATCGACGGGAAAGGCCCGAACTCCGCGCAACTAGGGACAATCGCGACGTCTCCGGAAGAGGCCATTGCCGCGGTTCAGAAAGCCAAGGCCGAGGGCTTCACCGGCATCAAGTTCTATGGCACCTTCAATCCGGCGTGGGTGGCTCCGGCCGCAGCAGAGGCGCACAAGCTCGGTCTGCATGTCCATGGGCATGTTCCCGCGGGAATGCGGCCTTCCGAGGCGATTGCCGCCGGTTATGACGAGCTGACGCACATCTACTTCGTCTCAATGGAAGCCATGCCGAAGGACATAGTGGACACGTCGAACGGCATCAACCGCTTCAACGGAACTGGACGCTACGCAAAGGACCTGAAGCTGGATGCAGCGCCGATCAAGCCGCTGCTCGACACGATGGCCGCGAAGCACATTTACGCCGATCCGACGCTCGTGGTGGTGGAGTCGCTGTTTGTGCCGGAGAATGGAGATCTGTCGCCGGCCTATGCGCCGTTTGTGGGCACGCTGCCCCCGGCCACCGAGCGCGGCTTCAGGACGGGCGGCTTCGCGGTGCCCAGGGACCTGACGCGCGAGGATTTCCGCAAGAGCTTCAAGAAGCTCAGCGATCTCGTTGCGCTTATGCACAAGGACGGCATTCCCATTGTGGCCGGCACCGATGGATCAGGCGCCGAGCTGGTGCGCGAGCTGGAGCTCTACGTTGCGGCCGGCTTCACGCCGGAGGAGGCGCTCGAAGCCGCGACCATCATGCCAGCGCGGCTGGTGCAGGCGGACAAGACCACGGGCTCTATTGCGGTGGGCAAGAACGCGGATGTGGTGCTGGTGGAGGGCGATCCTTCGCACCGCATTGGAGATCTGCGCAATACGCGCGTGGTGATGATGGACGGCAAGCTGATGGACGCGGATGAACTGCGTAGCGCAAGCGGATTCTCGGGTCGGCCGAAGAGCGGGGAGTGA
- a CDS encoding type II toxin-antitoxin system TacA family antitoxin, with amino-acid sequence MPAISPKRQSIHAARRNARLEARVPQETKDVLERAAAVQGRKMSDFVISSALEAAHRILRESELADLTKRDRLAFVEALLNPPAPNERLRKAVARHAQVFGR; translated from the coding sequence ATGCCCGCCATTTCCCCGAAGAGACAATCGATCCATGCCGCGCGCCGCAATGCGCGGCTTGAGGCCCGGGTTCCGCAGGAGACCAAGGACGTGCTGGAGCGAGCGGCGGCAGTCCAGGGGAGAAAGATGTCGGACTTCGTGATCAGCAGCGCCCTGGAGGCTGCTCATCGTATTCTGCGCGAAAGTGAGCTGGCCGATTTGACGAAGCGTGACAGGCTCGCATTTGTAGAAGCTCTGCTCAACCCACCGGCACCCAACGAACGACTGCGGAAAGCTGTCGCAAGGCATGCGCAGGTGTTTGGGAGGTAG
- a CDS encoding c-type cytochrome, which translates to MRKPLLLLPAVLVMAYAGSLVSQQKPAHKPAPSEAAPPATIQVEPPRPEVKQIYKNDCAICHGDTGDGKGDIGKTMTLDDWTSPTALAGKSDEQLFNAIRKGSDGKMPPEDAARAKDNEIRGLVKYIRGMAKPGQPAAEPAAQPAATPAPASSSPTTK; encoded by the coding sequence ATGCGGAAACCCTTACTCCTCCTGCCCGCTGTGCTCGTTATGGCCTACGCAGGTTCGCTCGTCTCGCAGCAAAAACCCGCGCACAAGCCGGCACCCTCCGAGGCCGCCCCGCCTGCCACAATCCAGGTCGAGCCTCCCAGGCCAGAGGTCAAACAGATATATAAGAACGACTGCGCCATCTGCCACGGCGATACCGGCGATGGTAAAGGCGATATCGGAAAGACCATGACTCTGGACGATTGGACGAGCCCCACCGCCCTGGCAGGCAAAAGCGATGAACAGCTCTTTAACGCGATTCGCAAAGGGAGCGACGGCAAAATGCCTCCCGAGGATGCTGCGCGGGCTAAGGATAACGAGATTCGCGGGCTTGTGAAATACATCCGCGGCATGGCGAAACCCGGCCAGCCTGCAGCGGAACCGGCAGCGCAGCCTGCCGCAACTCCGGCTCCGGCGAGTTCGTCGCCAACGACTAAGTAA
- a CDS encoding YwaF family protein, which produces MNVPFHAFGPAHLAVIGAVPALAAALVWVQRRISASNRVIRYTLAALLLLNFLAYYTSFALAGEPLFPGHIPLELCDVSVPLTIAVLLTRNPALFDVAYYWGLAGAGNALFTPNYTHATWFIWVQYFISHGLIVVATLYLVWTHQARPRLGSVLRAMVATNLYALIPGICDYLYGTNYMYLRGKPPAPTLLNVLGPWPWYILICEVLAFGLFYLLYLPFRQVGEAATERQEDGKGAQTSLSRS; this is translated from the coding sequence ATGAACGTCCCCTTCCACGCATTCGGTCCGGCCCATCTCGCCGTCATCGGCGCGGTTCCCGCACTCGCGGCGGCGCTGGTTTGGGTGCAAAGACGCATTTCCGCCAGCAACCGCGTCATTCGCTACACCCTGGCCGCGCTGCTGCTGCTGAACTTCCTCGCCTACTACACAAGCTTCGCGCTCGCCGGTGAACCGCTGTTTCCCGGGCACATTCCGCTGGAGCTGTGCGATGTATCGGTGCCGCTGACGATCGCAGTACTGCTCACGCGGAACCCGGCTCTCTTCGATGTGGCGTACTATTGGGGGCTGGCCGGGGCAGGGAACGCGCTCTTCACGCCAAACTACACGCACGCTACGTGGTTCATCTGGGTGCAGTACTTCATCTCACACGGGCTGATCGTGGTTGCGACTCTGTATCTGGTCTGGACCCATCAGGCTAGGCCGCGGCTGGGATCGGTCCTGCGTGCTATGGTCGCGACGAACCTCTACGCTTTGATCCCGGGTATCTGCGACTACCTCTACGGAACCAACTATATGTACTTGCGTGGCAAGCCGCCTGCGCCCACGCTGCTCAACGTGCTCGGCCCCTGGCCGTGGTACATCCTGATATGTGAAGTGCTGGCATTCGGGCTCTTCTATCTCTTGTATCTGCCGTTCCGGCAGGTAGGGGAAGCCGCTACGGAACGACAGGAAGACGGAAAAGGAGCCCAAACAAGTCTCAGCCGTAGCTGA
- a CDS encoding SGNH/GDSL hydrolase family protein, with product MNRVCGALAALAIAVFLFQSASAQEPASKPETQAPAPAKAVPQTTASGHPADAYWTAHDKQLLNDFGWLERFHDADVALPPPAAGENRVVFMGDSITEGWHFDKPGGDFATKPYINRGISGQTSPQMLVRFRQDVIDLKPKVVVILAGTNDIAGNTGPMTLAQSEANIESMADLARANQIKVVLCSVLPAYDFPWHPGLEPAPKIVKLNAWMKDYAAQKGYVYVDYYSAMKDERGGLPANLSKDGVHPLPAGYAIMAPLVEKGIAQALAQPFIAAGAP from the coding sequence GTGAATCGAGTCTGTGGCGCATTGGCGGCTCTTGCTATTGCAGTGTTTCTATTTCAGTCCGCGTCCGCGCAGGAACCTGCGAGTAAACCGGAAACGCAGGCTCCGGCACCGGCAAAGGCGGTTCCGCAAACAACGGCTAGTGGCCATCCGGCGGACGCCTACTGGACCGCCCACGACAAGCAGCTCCTGAACGACTTCGGCTGGCTGGAGCGCTTCCACGATGCCGACGTCGCGCTGCCCCCGCCGGCCGCCGGCGAGAACCGCGTCGTCTTCATGGGCGACTCCATTACGGAAGGCTGGCACTTTGACAAGCCGGGCGGCGACTTCGCCACGAAACCGTACATCAATCGCGGCATCAGCGGGCAGACCTCGCCGCAAATGCTGGTCCGCTTCCGGCAGGATGTGATCGACCTGAAGCCAAAGGTGGTGGTGATCCTGGCCGGCACAAACGACATTGCCGGCAATACTGGCCCAATGACGCTGGCGCAATCCGAGGCAAACATCGAGTCGATGGCGGACCTCGCCCGCGCCAACCAAATAAAGGTGGTCCTGTGCTCGGTGCTGCCGGCCTACGATTTTCCATGGCATCCGGGGCTCGAGCCGGCACCGAAGATCGTGAAGCTGAATGCGTGGATGAAGGATTACGCCGCGCAAAAGGGCTACGTGTATGTGGATTACTACTCGGCGATGAAAGATGAGCGTGGCGGCCTGCCGGCGAACCTGAGCAAGGATGGGGTGCATCCGCTGCCTGCGGGGTACGCCATCATGGCGCCGCTGGTGGAGAAAGGGATCGCACAGGCATTGGCCCAGCCGTTTATTGCGGCCGGCGCACCGTAA
- a CDS encoding Crp/Fnr family transcriptional regulator → MALVNFDASAFVGDEELIRVLKGRSIPVDCSEDRALFYQGDDPVGVYIVHGGTVTIAMRTRDGDAVMDMKAEPGSLLGLPAVVSNSRYSLSAKAKQGADVSFVGRDEFSKMMLTEPGVAVLILKVLAAEVRTARIAACKG, encoded by the coding sequence ATGGCTCTCGTGAACTTCGATGCTTCAGCTTTTGTCGGCGATGAGGAGTTGATCCGGGTCCTGAAAGGACGCTCGATCCCGGTCGACTGCTCGGAGGATCGCGCGCTCTTTTACCAAGGCGATGATCCGGTGGGTGTGTATATCGTCCACGGCGGAACGGTGACGATCGCCATGCGCACGCGAGACGGCGACGCGGTTATGGATATGAAAGCAGAGCCGGGATCGCTGCTGGGACTGCCGGCTGTGGTGAGCAACTCGCGCTATTCGCTCTCCGCCAAGGCCAAGCAGGGTGCGGACGTCAGCTTCGTTGGGCGCGATGAGTTCTCGAAGATGATGCTGACTGAGCCGGGCGTGGCCGTGCTGATCCTGAAGGTGCTGGCGGCCGAAGTGCGGACGGCGCGGATCGCTGCGTGTAAGGGATAG
- the rpmE gene encoding 50S ribosomal protein L31 has translation MPKEKIHPNYAPVRVVCACGNNFETRSTHKGDIHVEICSTCHPFFTGKQRLVDTAGRVERFRRKYAKADAK, from the coding sequence ATGCCCAAGGAAAAAATTCATCCCAACTATGCCCCGGTGCGGGTTGTCTGCGCCTGCGGCAACAACTTTGAGACGCGTTCGACCCACAAGGGCGACATTCACGTGGAAATCTGCTCGACTTGCCACCCGTTCTTCACGGGCAAGCAGCGCCTGGTCGACACGGCTGGCCGCGTGGAGCGGTTCCGCCGCAAGTACGCCAAGGCCGACGCGAAGTAA
- a CDS encoding DUF11 domain-containing protein, whose amino-acid sequence MPNPRLLCLTAFVALSCSGASQNIPDINSFPLAFEPNMGQTPAQVSYLVQRPSHQVLITSQSLTYIFPISAKDAPTPKPRSFTFRWTGPTGTPHFTPKGPLAGRSNYFLSPDAARGIANVPHYSELREEGALRGVDIRYHSGSRGELEYDLILSGRTAVSDVGMIIEGADHLRVEEDGALSILRGDKEWLRQPVPQAYEMRNGRRIALRAMYTVNDGNRVSFSVPARTPGKELVIDPVVAYGTLLGVHDPMYRWADEGGPYSHGLSTAVDPAGNFFVAGQTYAFDFPVTRGALQTECPWTPIACVYTPLDFVTKFSSSGQLLYSTYLGGDLGYSPYHEPTGKMLAVDGNGYAYIAGEAVTGGFPVTTNAYQTVCHSGNGCATLTKLNQSGSALVYSTYFGGVMDSTAPFEGPSDTYANALALASNGDVFLAGGTRNPYLPTTPGAYQYSCPMNSAGCKSGYVARFNLNTSGSASRIFATYVGTPDGATEISSIAVDRYDDVYALGLSTVDVPFIASFGTGKFPFGTYGGVCYTLGADCETFVAKLSGNYGQALRDATILRGVAGKSIAVDSSLNAFIGGAASLGLATTPGAFQSQFRGGSTDGFVTKLDASGYIQLYSTFLGGTGDDAVSDIAVNSWGMAFVTGFTSSTDFPLGAGAFGKTPSSGYVTAFNADGRRLYYSSFIGGGGGAGISLDKAWNAILTGTGSGTTPLTSNAVQTQMAGFDDAFALKVAIAADLRLSNTTSATSIARNGVVIYHARVLNAGPDSSDKVVFTDAIPAGMSYAGVYVPNGDGCTGPNIGATTGVLTCRKARLEPGQTWYVNVYLRAIGSSGTKITNQLKTSAGTQDLWQTNNSTSSTVTIQ is encoded by the coding sequence ATGCCCAACCCCCGACTCCTATGTCTCACTGCTTTTGTGGCACTCTCGTGCAGTGGGGCGTCGCAGAACATACCCGATATCAATAGCTTTCCTTTAGCCTTTGAACCGAATATGGGCCAGACCCCGGCGCAGGTCAGCTACCTGGTGCAGCGTCCGTCTCACCAGGTTCTCATCACTTCGCAATCGCTCACATATATCTTCCCGATCTCGGCCAAGGATGCACCGACGCCGAAGCCGCGCTCATTCACATTCCGGTGGACCGGTCCGACCGGTACTCCGCACTTCACACCAAAAGGCCCCCTTGCGGGACGCAGCAACTATTTCCTCAGCCCGGACGCGGCGCGCGGGATCGCCAATGTTCCGCATTACTCGGAGTTACGAGAAGAGGGAGCGTTGCGTGGCGTCGATATCCGATATCACTCTGGCTCGCGCGGAGAACTGGAATACGACCTGATTCTGTCGGGCCGGACCGCAGTCTCCGATGTAGGAATGATCATCGAGGGCGCCGATCACCTTCGTGTGGAGGAGGATGGCGCGCTCAGCATTCTCAGGGGCGACAAAGAATGGCTGCGGCAGCCCGTTCCGCAGGCCTATGAGATGCGCAACGGCCGCAGAATCGCCCTTAGGGCAATGTACACGGTCAACGATGGCAATCGCGTCAGCTTCAGCGTTCCGGCGAGAACACCCGGGAAGGAACTCGTCATCGATCCGGTGGTAGCATACGGGACGCTGCTGGGCGTGCATGACCCGATGTACCGTTGGGCGGATGAGGGTGGGCCGTACAGCCATGGGCTGAGCACCGCCGTGGATCCTGCAGGGAACTTCTTTGTAGCCGGGCAAACTTATGCGTTCGACTTTCCGGTAACGCGCGGCGCTCTTCAAACAGAGTGCCCGTGGACTCCAATCGCCTGCGTGTACACACCGCTGGACTTCGTGACCAAGTTTTCGAGTTCCGGCCAGCTGCTTTACTCCACCTACCTGGGGGGCGACCTTGGCTACAGCCCTTATCATGAGCCCACTGGCAAAATGCTGGCGGTGGACGGAAATGGCTACGCCTACATCGCCGGTGAAGCCGTAACGGGCGGATTCCCGGTGACCACGAATGCCTATCAAACGGTGTGTCACAGTGGGAACGGCTGCGCCACGCTGACCAAGCTGAATCAGAGTGGCTCCGCCCTGGTGTACTCCACTTACTTCGGCGGCGTGATGGATTCAACAGCGCCGTTCGAGGGACCGAGCGATACCTATGCCAATGCGCTCGCACTGGCGTCAAACGGGGACGTCTTCCTGGCCGGAGGCACACGCAATCCGTATCTGCCCACTACGCCGGGGGCATATCAGTACTCGTGCCCGATGAACAGCGCGGGGTGCAAGAGCGGCTACGTGGCACGATTCAATCTCAACACCAGCGGATCCGCCTCGCGGATTTTCGCGACTTATGTCGGAACGCCGGACGGTGCGACCGAGATCAGTTCCATCGCGGTCGATCGCTATGATGACGTTTACGCTCTTGGCCTCAGCACCGTGGATGTGCCATTCATCGCGAGCTTCGGAACGGGCAAGTTCCCGTTTGGAACTTATGGCGGGGTCTGCTACACGCTGGGCGCAGACTGTGAAACGTTTGTGGCGAAGCTGAGCGGAAATTACGGCCAGGCTTTGCGCGACGCGACGATTCTTCGCGGGGTAGCGGGCAAGAGCATCGCAGTGGACAGCAGCCTCAACGCGTTCATAGGCGGCGCGGCAAGCCTGGGCCTGGCTACAACTCCCGGCGCATTCCAGTCTCAGTTCAGAGGGGGCTCAACGGACGGATTCGTCACGAAACTCGACGCCTCCGGCTATATTCAGCTCTACTCAACCTTCCTGGGCGGAACCGGCGACGACGCAGTTTCTGATATCGCCGTGAACAGCTGGGGGATGGCGTTCGTTACCGGATTTACCAGCTCAACGGATTTTCCGCTCGGCGCGGGCGCATTCGGCAAGACACCTTCCAGCGGATATGTCACGGCGTTTAACGCTGATGGTCGTAGGCTTTACTATTCGTCCTTCATTGGCGGAGGTGGTGGCGCGGGTATCTCACTCGACAAAGCCTGGAACGCTATCCTGACCGGAACTGGCAGCGGGACAACACCTCTCACGTCCAATGCCGTGCAAACGCAGATGGCCGGTTTTGACGACGCTTTCGCCCTGAAGGTCGCCATTGCCGCCGATCTCCGTTTGTCCAACACCACGAGCGCCACTTCAATTGCGAGGAACGGTGTGGTGATCTATCACGCGCGCGTTCTTAATGCCGGACCTGACAGCAGCGACAAGGTTGTTTTCACGGATGCGATCCCCGCCGGAATGTCCTATGCCGGGGTGTATGTACCCAACGGCGACGGATGCACAGGGCCCAACATAGGTGCGACGACAGGCGTGCTCACGTGCCGCAAAGCGCGGCTGGAACCGGGCCAGACCTGGTATGTGAACGTGTACCTGCGCGCGATCGGTAGCAGCGGAACGAAGATCACCAATCAGCTGAAGACTTCTGCCGGAACACAGGATCTTTGGCAGACGAACAATTCGACTAGTTCAACTGTCACCATCCAGTGA
- a CDS encoding ATP-binding protein yields MSTCPICDGVGLVRVMSRDGRWVSRACECQEIQREERRVIAAKIPERYRDYDLDGYDFFPGIDASLRRAHQTARHFVDAYPVDTAGKGLLFTGSIGVGKTHLAVGVLRRLIRDRGVKGLFCDYRELLKNIQNSYNPQVSVTELELLQPVFKAEVLVLDDLGAQKPNEWVWDTVSLILNTRYNDKQTTIITTNYPDMAPGGGAQTDVERAAREQTLGDRIGERMRSRIAEMCIAVEMKGKDFRQTVKRASFA; encoded by the coding sequence ATGAGCACCTGCCCCATCTGCGACGGCGTCGGCCTGGTTCGCGTCATGTCGCGCGACGGCCGTTGGGTTTCCCGCGCCTGCGAATGCCAGGAGATCCAGCGCGAAGAGCGCCGCGTGATTGCCGCCAAGATTCCCGAGCGCTACCGCGATTACGATCTCGACGGCTACGACTTCTTCCCGGGCATCGATGCCTCGCTGCGCCGTGCGCACCAGACCGCCCGCCACTTCGTCGACGCATATCCGGTTGACACGGCCGGGAAAGGCCTGCTCTTCACCGGATCCATCGGGGTAGGGAAGACGCATCTTGCCGTCGGTGTGTTGCGCCGGCTCATCCGCGACCGCGGGGTCAAGGGCTTGTTCTGCGATTACCGCGAGCTACTCAAGAACATCCAGAACAGCTACAACCCGCAGGTCAGCGTCACCGAACTCGAACTCCTGCAGCCGGTCTTCAAGGCGGAAGTACTGGTGCTCGACGATCTGGGCGCACAGAAGCCGAATGAGTGGGTGTGGGATACGGTCTCGCTCATCCTCAACACGCGGTATAACGACAAGCAGACCACCATCATCACGACGAACTACCCCGACATGGCTCCCGGCGGGGGCGCGCAGACCGATGTAGAGCGCGCGGCCCGCGAGCAGACCCTGGGCGATCGCATCGGCGAGCGCATGCGCTCGCGCATCGCGGAGATGTGCATCGCCGTCGAGATGAAAGGCAAGGACTTCCGGCAGACCGTGAAGCGCGCCAGTTTCGCTTAG
- the dusB gene encoding tRNA dihydrouridine synthase DusB: MKKHWDNPIEHEMPAEARVPAEMSIGPVRVAPATVLAPMAGVTDTVFRRFIRHASLFTAGTEGDKGTTVETGIDADVTNQQSGCGLLMTEFTSADGLSRMRESKRKRYLTFYEDEHPISAQIFGSNPETLSEAARIIQDTGFDTVDLNLGCPAKRVVGCNGGSGLLRDLPRIGEIFRAVREAVTIPFTVKFRLGWNDTNIVCVELARMAESEGLNAVALHARTREQAYTGQARWEWIAAIKQAVSIPVIGNGDIRTPEDAAAMIAKTGCDAVMIGRAAPANPWIFRQIAQYTATGSYDQPTVEDRYRMIRAYFQMLLDESEASAGDKNAAVREVAGKMKQFASWFTHGVPGGAKLRASIYQAKTGAAVLEQVDTFFTTRLAEGAAAELDSEPEVEYPEGAALVCD, translated from the coding sequence GTGAAGAAGCACTGGGACAACCCAATCGAGCACGAGATGCCCGCCGAAGCGCGTGTGCCGGCGGAGATGAGCATCGGTCCCGTGCGGGTGGCCCCGGCGACCGTGCTGGCGCCTATGGCCGGCGTCACCGATACCGTGTTCCGGCGCTTCATCCGCCACGCCAGCTTGTTTACTGCAGGGACAGAGGGGGATAAAGGGACAACCGTCGAAACCGGTATTGATGCCGACGTTACCAATCAGCAGTCCGGTTGCGGGCTCCTGATGACCGAGTTCACCTCGGCCGATGGGCTCTCACGGATGCGCGAATCGAAGCGCAAGCGCTATCTCACTTTTTATGAGGATGAGCATCCCATTTCGGCACAGATTTTCGGATCGAACCCCGAGACGCTTTCCGAGGCCGCCCGCATCATCCAGGACACCGGCTTCGACACGGTGGACCTGAATCTGGGCTGCCCGGCCAAGCGCGTGGTGGGCTGCAATGGCGGGTCGGGGCTACTCCGCGATTTGCCCAGGATCGGCGAGATCTTCCGCGCGGTGCGCGAAGCGGTCACGATTCCCTTCACCGTGAAGTTCCGGCTGGGATGGAACGACACCAACATCGTCTGCGTGGAACTGGCGCGGATGGCCGAAAGCGAGGGTCTGAACGCCGTGGCCCTGCACGCCCGCACCCGCGAGCAGGCCTATACGGGCCAGGCGCGCTGGGAGTGGATCGCCGCTATCAAGCAGGCTGTGTCGATTCCGGTGATCGGCAATGGCGACATCCGCACGCCTGAGGATGCGGCGGCGATGATCGCGAAGACCGGCTGCGATGCGGTGATGATTGGCCGCGCTGCGCCGGCGAACCCGTGGATCTTCCGCCAGATTGCCCAGTACACCGCGACCGGCAGCTACGATCAGCCGACCGTTGAGGATAGGTACCGGATGATCCGAGCGTATTTCCAGATGCTGCTCGATGAGTCTGAGGCCTCCGCGGGCGACAAGAACGCCGCCGTGCGCGAAGTAGCCGGAAAGATGAAGCAGTTTGCGTCATGGTTCACCCACGGCGTGCCGGGCGGGGCGAAGCTGCGGGCCTCCATCTACCAGGCGAAGACCGGCGCCGCGGTCCTGGAGCAGGTGGATACCTTCTTCACCACGCGCCTGGCCGAGGGCGCAGCGGCCGAGCTCGATTCGGAGCCTGAGGTGGAGTATCCCGAAGGCGCTGCGCTGGTATGCGATTAG
- a CDS encoding GNAT family N-acetyltransferase gives MSTQRFKSVEPFGDHHKSLRATFSCGSEVLDRYLKQQATQDIARRAAAVYVLLSEDGARIAGFYTLSADNIDAADLPEKLVKQLNLPRYPYIGATLLGRLARDLAYRGQGVGELLLVDALHRALQISQDVASAAVVVDAKDDNAHQFYSSFGFLRFPDSHRRLFLPMATIE, from the coding sequence ATCTCTACGCAACGGTTCAAGAGTGTCGAGCCCTTCGGAGACCATCACAAAAGCCTTCGGGCGACGTTTTCGTGCGGCAGTGAAGTACTCGATCGCTACCTGAAACAGCAAGCTACGCAGGACATCGCCAGGCGAGCTGCGGCCGTTTATGTCCTCTTGTCCGAAGATGGCGCGCGGATCGCTGGCTTCTATACGCTTTCAGCAGACAACATCGACGCGGCCGATCTACCCGAAAAACTCGTCAAGCAATTGAACCTGCCACGTTATCCGTATATCGGGGCAACACTCCTGGGCCGGCTCGCGCGTGATTTGGCCTATAGAGGACAGGGCGTGGGGGAGTTGCTTCTCGTAGACGCACTCCACCGAGCGCTCCAAATCAGCCAGGATGTCGCCTCTGCTGCGGTGGTGGTGGATGCCAAGGATGACAACGCTCACCAGTTCTACTCAAGCTTTGGCTTCCTACGCTTCCCGGACTCGCACCGGCGGCTCTTTCTGCCGATGGCTACGATCGAATAA